The following is a genomic window from Vibrio cyclitrophicus.
TCGTTGTACTGATCTGTGTATTGCTGTTGGATTGCGCCATTTACCTGCAACACTTGGTGTTTCATCGTGTGTCTTGGCTTTGGAGATTACATCGAGTGCATCATGCCGACCTAGATATTGATGTCACAACAGGTACACGATTTCATCCAATTGAGATGATGCTTTCTATGCTTATCAAAGTGAGTTTAGTGATCACCCTTGGGGTTCCAGTGATTGCCGTGGTGATATTTGAAATTGTGCTTAACGCGAGCGCGATGTTTAACCACAGTAATGCACGTCTACCACTTTGGATTGATAAGCGATTGAGAAAAGTGATTGTGACACCAGACATGCATCGTGTTCATCACTCGGTCATTGTGAAAGAAACCCATTCTAATTTTGGCTTCTTTTTATCGGTTTGGGATATCTGGTTTAAGACTTATCGTGCCCAGCCTATGCTTGGACACGATCACGTCCACATTGGCGTGCCTGAGATACAAGATGGCAAAGAACAGAGATTGGATTTCATGCTGCGTCAACCATTTGTCCATTACCCACATTCAAGAAAATCAAAGTAGCGGTTTGTTTTCTACATGCCATCTTTCAATATAAGGCCCAAAAAAAGCAGGCGCTCAAACCATTTATTAGTCATTCCGCGCTAATAATGAGTTTAAGCGCCTTGCTCTTGGTATCGAGACGCTGGCTTGTTATTCAGAGAAATCTTTTCTAACTGGTTATCTACTTAATACGTACTTATGAAGCATCGCTTGTTGATGCCCTGCAATGTCAGCAACTTGCTCTGAGCTTTCAATCATAGACTCTAGCTGTAGCTTAGTGTTTTCGCCCTGCTCTGACAC
Proteins encoded in this region:
- a CDS encoding sterol desaturase family protein, translated to MQDPSLLRLVCFIVVFGLCAIWEYRFPRKTLTQNKWFRWGNNFALVALNSFLLATLIPIAAFQAAVIAQDNQWGLFNTLSLPKELVVLICVLLLDCAIYLQHLVFHRVSWLWRLHRVHHADLDIDVTTGTRFHPIEMMLSMLIKVSLVITLGVPVIAVVIFEIVLNASAMFNHSNARLPLWIDKRLRKVIVTPDMHRVHHSVIVKETHSNFGFFLSVWDIWFKTYRAQPMLGHDHVHIGVPEIQDGKEQRLDFMLRQPFVHYPHSRKSK